One stretch of Geoalkalibacter ferrihydriticus DSM 17813 DNA includes these proteins:
- the pgaA gene encoding poly-beta-1,6 N-acetyl-D-glucosamine export porin PgaA: MIRLCLAALIFFLLPQGLHARWDSGLLQAQADRNGGPARIKGAGENIAQTLGDEVVLRDFTQAHQQAVRLAREDRLDEALRIFGDLYAANPSNPGLLYDYLTVLGWAEYDIEVVVLSESLALEQAPAYVLEAVGKALRNTRRFDAAADLYAGARERFPGHVDFAKGEVYALAEAGHFAQAQRQLEVLRRAYPEERWPLHLGIYVAELQGDFLSVLDLSQQLLEHDPADETALRGRIFALAILGAAHRARHFAAQQPHLLSDEEWQRLHTDQASHEVRWGALPPPAESLRFVQTDEALTRIADNLEALDETRPAAQPFALQSRYDRLVALRDRVLMADAVAQYQELIAVDAPIPGYALEAAGDAFLYLQQPEQARDLYLQVLNAGEGDNDTRLALFYAYIELNDFTSAYALVDALQAEQPVWLAPGGSNLPAANPERLDADVAAALARVFAHDFREGQKRFEWMQARAPRNPDLLRELGNVYVMRGWPRRAQQTYEDGLRIKSDHLGLQAGLADTRLQLHEYDLAEAEIAALYARAPENLQIQRLQHRWDLHRMRELRAFASVADSSGAGPGEQELRLGSTLFSSPFLTHYRLFADAFWSRGDFPEGRGTYQRYGGGLEYRGREFIGTAALSINHSDGGDPGLALAGTWHPDDHWSLPFSLELFSQDTPLRALRNGVHADAASLGVDYRFSELRRLGLGGQFMDFSDGNQRTRLSGYARQRLITRPMYKLDGQVDLGVSRNSRSDVPYFSPAQDLYAALTLDNDWLLYRRYSRTFGHRLAVSAGIYGQQDFGTRPTASLLYEHNWQRDERFQLAYGAVLSRRAYDGQGETGTEYYLRLGWRL; encoded by the coding sequence ATGATTCGATTATGCCTTGCCGCCTTGATTTTTTTTCTGCTGCCGCAGGGACTGCACGCACGTTGGGATTCGGGCCTGCTTCAAGCGCAGGCGGACCGCAACGGCGGTCCTGCGCGGATCAAAGGTGCGGGCGAGAATATCGCGCAGACTCTTGGCGATGAGGTCGTCCTGCGGGATTTTACCCAAGCGCACCAGCAAGCCGTGCGCCTGGCGCGCGAAGATCGTCTCGACGAGGCGTTGCGGATTTTTGGCGATCTCTATGCGGCGAACCCGTCGAACCCTGGCCTTCTTTATGATTACCTGACGGTGCTTGGCTGGGCGGAGTACGACATCGAGGTGGTGGTGCTCTCCGAAAGCCTTGCGCTGGAGCAAGCGCCGGCCTATGTGCTGGAAGCCGTGGGCAAGGCGCTGCGCAACACCCGGCGTTTCGATGCCGCCGCCGATCTCTATGCCGGAGCGCGGGAGCGGTTTCCCGGCCATGTGGATTTCGCTAAAGGCGAGGTCTATGCCCTGGCCGAAGCGGGGCACTTTGCGCAAGCGCAACGGCAGCTGGAGGTGTTGCGCCGCGCGTATCCCGAGGAACGCTGGCCGTTGCACCTGGGTATATATGTGGCGGAATTACAGGGCGATTTTCTCAGCGTGCTGGATCTAAGTCAGCAGCTTCTGGAACATGATCCCGCCGATGAAACGGCCTTGCGCGGACGTATTTTCGCACTGGCCATCCTGGGTGCGGCCCACCGCGCGCGCCATTTTGCCGCGCAGCAACCACACCTGCTGAGTGATGAGGAATGGCAGCGGCTACACACTGATCAGGCCTCGCACGAGGTGCGCTGGGGCGCTCTGCCGCCGCCCGCGGAAAGCCTGCGTTTTGTGCAAACCGACGAGGCGCTCACCCGCATCGCCGACAACCTGGAAGCCCTTGACGAGACCCGCCCCGCCGCGCAGCCTTTTGCCCTGCAGAGCCGCTATGATCGCTTGGTCGCCCTGCGCGACCGGGTGCTGATGGCGGACGCGGTTGCGCAGTATCAGGAACTTATTGCCGTGGATGCTCCCATCCCGGGTTATGCCCTGGAAGCGGCGGGCGATGCCTTTTTGTACCTGCAACAGCCGGAGCAGGCGCGCGATCTTTATCTGCAAGTGCTCAACGCGGGCGAAGGGGACAACGACACCCGCCTGGCTCTGTTCTACGCCTATATCGAACTCAATGATTTTACCTCGGCCTATGCTCTGGTCGACGCGCTTCAGGCCGAGCAGCCGGTGTGGCTCGCGCCGGGCGGCAGCAATCTGCCCGCCGCCAATCCCGAGCGTCTTGATGCCGATGTCGCCGCTGCCCTGGCCCGCGTTTTCGCCCACGATTTTCGCGAAGGACAAAAACGCTTCGAATGGATGCAGGCCCGCGCGCCACGCAATCCTGATCTGCTGCGCGAGTTGGGCAATGTGTACGTCATGCGTGGCTGGCCGCGGCGCGCGCAGCAAACCTATGAAGACGGTCTGCGCATCAAATCCGATCACCTGGGCTTGCAGGCAGGGCTGGCCGACACCCGACTGCAACTGCATGAATACGATCTCGCCGAGGCCGAGATCGCCGCTCTTTACGCACGCGCGCCGGAAAATCTTCAGATCCAGCGCCTGCAGCACCGTTGGGATCTCCATCGCATGCGCGAGCTGCGCGCCTTTGCCTCGGTTGCCGACAGCAGCGGCGCCGGCCCCGGCGAGCAGGAATTGCGCCTGGGCAGCACCCTGTTTTCTTCACCCTTTTTGACTCATTACCGTTTGTTTGCCGACGCTTTCTGGAGTCGCGGCGATTTTCCCGAAGGGCGCGGCACCTACCAGCGCTACGGCGGCGGCCTGGAATATCGCGGCCGGGAATTCATCGGTACCGCCGCATTGAGTATCAACCACAGTGACGGCGGTGATCCCGGCCTGGCCCTGGCCGGCACCTGGCATCCCGATGATCATTGGTCGCTGCCCTTCAGCCTGGAGCTGTTCAGCCAGGACACGCCCCTGCGCGCCCTGCGCAACGGCGTGCATGCCGACGCGGCGAGTCTGGGAGTGGATTATCGCTTCAGTGAGCTGCGCCGGCTCGGTCTGGGCGGACAATTCATGGATTTCAGCGACGGCAACCAGCGCACCCGCCTGAGCGGCTACGCGCGTCAGCGCCTCATCACGCGCCCCATGTACAAACTCGACGGCCAAGTGGATCTGGGCGTTTCGCGCAACAGCCGCAGCGATGTCCCCTATTTCAGTCCCGCGCAGGATCTCTACGCGGCCCTCACCCTCGACAACGACTGGCTGCTCTATCGGCGCTACAGCCGCACTTTCGGCCATCGCCTGGCGGTTTCCGCGGGGATTTACGGGCAGCAGGATTTCGGCACCCGACCGACGGCGTCCCTGCTCTACGAACACAACTGGCAAAGGGATGAACGCTTCCAGTTGGCTTACGGCGCGGTGCTCAGCCGCCGGGCCTACGACGGACAAGGCGAAACGGGCACGGAGTATTATCTGCGGCTGGGATGGAGACTATGA
- the pgaB gene encoding poly-beta-1,6-N-acetyl-D-glucosamine N-deacetylase PgaB gives MRNLILAWVFIGLALAVPARAGDFIVLCYHDVQRSLDDPDGMSVTLDSLIAQFSWLEENGYRVLSIDDLLRAQQAEHPLPDKTVMLTFDDGYTSFYTKVFPLLKAFEFPAVLAVVGGWTEVPEGSLVDYGDKQVPRERFMSWEQLREVAASGLVEIASHSYDLHHGVLANPQGNEQPAMTARRYDAERDRYESAAAYEARLRADFAHNAALFEKHLGARPRVMVWPYGKYNRLAQDLAAEFGMPIALTLDTGPNDPKELGAVRRVLLMNDPPLANFVWQMHNPLWQRPEPVRVMHVDLDYVYDPDPAQQETNLGLLLDRVLQMGVNTVYLQAFADPDGDGVADALYFPNRHLPVRADLFNRVAWQLQTRTGVKVYAWMPVLAFTLGETRDQVQSWQADGPAAPDPEQYRRLSPFAPDALRLVEEIYEDLATHAAFSGILFHDDALLSDFEDAHPAALAAYAAAGLPEDIGAIRADPALQRRWTRLKMQTLHTFTGRLAQRVRDWRPDLKTARNLFALPVLERASESWFAQSLPRFLEHYDYTAIMAMPYMEGAEDPEAWLTELVRRIAETPGALDKVVFELQSVDWRHDNAPVPSSVLAQYMRLLAREGAKHYGYYPDDFFNNQPGVEELRPLMSLRTYPYLP, from the coding sequence ATGCGCAACCTGATTCTCGCTTGGGTGTTTATCGGTCTGGCTCTGGCGGTGCCCGCGCGCGCCGGCGATTTTATCGTGCTGTGCTACCACGACGTGCAGCGCAGCCTCGATGATCCCGACGGCATGTCCGTGACCCTCGACAGCCTCATCGCCCAATTCAGCTGGCTGGAAGAAAACGGCTATCGCGTCCTGAGCATCGACGATCTGCTGCGTGCCCAACAGGCTGAGCACCCCTTGCCGGACAAGACCGTGATGCTGACTTTCGATGATGGCTATACCAGCTTTTACACCAAGGTCTTTCCCCTGCTCAAAGCTTTTGAATTTCCGGCGGTGCTGGCGGTCGTGGGCGGCTGGACGGAAGTTCCGGAAGGCAGCCTGGTGGACTACGGCGACAAGCAGGTGCCGCGCGAGCGTTTCATGAGCTGGGAACAACTGCGTGAAGTCGCCGCCTCGGGGCTGGTGGAGATTGCCTCGCACAGCTACGACCTGCACCACGGCGTATTGGCCAACCCCCAGGGCAATGAGCAGCCGGCCATGACGGCGCGCCGCTATGACGCGGAGCGGGACCGCTATGAAAGCGCTGCCGCCTACGAGGCGCGCCTGCGCGCGGATTTCGCGCACAACGCCGCCTTGTTCGAAAAACACCTCGGCGCGCGGCCGCGCGTCATGGTCTGGCCCTACGGCAAATACAACCGCCTGGCTCAGGATCTGGCGGCGGAATTCGGCATGCCCATCGCCCTCACCCTCGACACCGGGCCCAATGATCCCAAGGAACTCGGCGCGGTGCGACGTGTGCTGTTGATGAACGATCCGCCCCTGGCGAACTTTGTCTGGCAGATGCACAACCCCCTGTGGCAGCGTCCCGAACCGGTGCGGGTGATGCATGTCGATCTGGATTACGTCTACGATCCCGATCCCGCGCAGCAGGAAACCAATCTCGGCCTGCTCCTCGATCGCGTTCTGCAAATGGGCGTCAACACCGTTTATTTGCAGGCCTTTGCCGACCCCGACGGCGACGGGGTGGCCGATGCCCTGTATTTCCCCAACCGCCATCTGCCCGTGCGGGCCGATCTCTTCAACCGCGTGGCCTGGCAGCTGCAAACCCGTACCGGCGTCAAGGTGTACGCCTGGATGCCGGTGCTCGCCTTCACTCTCGGCGAGACACGGGATCAGGTGCAGAGCTGGCAGGCCGACGGACCCGCGGCGCCCGACCCCGAGCAATACCGGCGCTTGTCGCCCTTTGCGCCTGACGCCCTGCGCCTGGTGGAGGAAATCTACGAGGATCTCGCCACGCATGCGGCGTTTTCTGGAATTTTGTTTCACGACGACGCCCTGCTGTCGGACTTCGAGGACGCACACCCCGCGGCCCTGGCCGCTTACGCCGCGGCCGGCCTGCCGGAAGATATCGGCGCCATCCGCGCCGACCCTGCTTTGCAGCGCCGCTGGACGCGCTTGAAGATGCAAACTCTGCACACATTTACCGGGCGGCTGGCGCAACGCGTTCGTGACTGGCGCCCGGATCTCAAGACCGCGCGCAATCTCTTTGCCCTGCCGGTTCTGGAGAGGGCGAGCGAGAGCTGGTTTGCGCAAAGCCTGCCGCGCTTTCTCGAACACTACGACTACACCGCGATCATGGCCATGCCCTACATGGAGGGTGCCGAAGATCCCGAGGCCTGGCTGACGGAGCTGGTGCGGCGCATTGCGGAGACGCCGGGCGCCCTGGACAAGGTGGTATTCGAGCTGCAAAGCGTTGACTGGCGGCACGACAACGCGCCGGTGCCCAGCAGCGTACTGGCGCAATACATGCGCCTGCTGGCGCGCGAGGGGGCCAAACACTATGGCTATTATCCTGATGATTTCTTCAACAACCAGCCAGGTGTCGAAGAACTGCGGCCGCTCATGTCGCTTCGCACCTATCCCTATCTGCCATGA
- the pgaC gene encoding poly-beta-1,6-N-acetyl-D-glucosamine synthase: MTIIDSLAYVRGGLFAFLFFYPLFMAYLWMIGAVYYYWRRERAQGTYENPPELPSYPGVSLVVPCHNEGDNVRETIAALLAQVYPNFEIIAVNDGSKDDTGAILDELATLHPQLRVLHFAQNQGKAMGLRMAALTSPHEFLMCIDGDALLEPHATTWVMSHFVHGARVGAVTGNPRIRTRSTLLGKVQVGEFSAIIGMIKRAQRVYGRIFTVSGVVSGFRKKALHQVGFWSLDKVTEDIDISWKLQLNYWDIRFEPNALCWILMPETLSGLWKQRLRWAQGGYEVLFANLNEIFHWKKRRMWPVAAEFAISIVWSYSMLAVAVLWASSYFMPLPEYLEPPSMIPHWPGVVLGLTCLLQFAVSLTIDSRYEKGLGRTYYWMIWYPLAFWLISLTTSIVGLPRALFKKRGRRALWISPDRGVAEREGAS, translated from the coding sequence ATGACAATCATTGACTCTCTGGCATATGTGCGTGGCGGGTTGTTCGCCTTTCTTTTCTTCTACCCGCTGTTCATGGCCTATCTCTGGATGATCGGCGCCGTTTACTATTATTGGCGTCGCGAGCGCGCCCAGGGCACCTATGAAAACCCGCCTGAGCTGCCCTCCTATCCAGGGGTGTCGCTGGTGGTGCCCTGCCACAACGAAGGCGATAACGTGCGCGAAACCATCGCCGCGCTGCTGGCGCAGGTCTATCCCAACTTTGAAATCATCGCCGTCAACGACGGCAGTAAGGACGATACGGGGGCGATCCTCGATGAATTGGCCACCCTGCACCCGCAGTTGCGCGTCCTGCATTTCGCGCAGAATCAGGGCAAGGCCATGGGCTTGCGCATGGCGGCCCTGACCTCGCCCCACGAGTTTCTGATGTGCATCGACGGCGACGCCCTGCTTGAACCTCATGCCACCACCTGGGTCATGAGTCACTTCGTGCACGGCGCGCGGGTCGGTGCGGTGACCGGCAACCCGCGCATCCGCACCCGCTCGACGCTGCTCGGCAAAGTCCAGGTGGGCGAATTTTCTGCCATCATCGGCATGATAAAGCGCGCCCAACGTGTTTACGGCCGCATTTTTACAGTCTCCGGCGTGGTGTCGGGCTTTCGCAAGAAGGCGCTGCATCAGGTAGGGTTCTGGAGCCTCGATAAGGTGACGGAAGATATCGACATCAGCTGGAAACTTCAGCTCAATTACTGGGATATTCGTTTCGAGCCCAACGCCCTGTGCTGGATTCTCATGCCCGAGACCCTGAGTGGATTGTGGAAGCAGCGGCTGCGCTGGGCGCAGGGCGGCTATGAGGTGCTGTTCGCCAACCTGAACGAGATATTTCACTGGAAAAAGCGGCGCATGTGGCCGGTGGCGGCCGAATTCGCCATCAGCATCGTATGGAGTTACAGCATGCTGGCGGTGGCAGTTCTCTGGGCGAGCAGTTATTTCATGCCCCTGCCCGAATATCTCGAGCCGCCCTCCATGATTCCCCACTGGCCGGGGGTGGTGCTCGGTCTGACCTGTCTACTGCAATTCGCGGTGAGTCTGACCATCGATTCGCGCTACGAAAAAGGCCTGGGGCGCACCTATTACTGGATGATCTGGTATCCCCTGGCCTTCTGGCTGATCAGCCTGACGACCTCCATCGTCGGGTTGCCCAGGGCCCTGTTCAAAAAGCGCGGGCGCCGCGCTTTGTGGATCAGTCCCGACCGGGGTGTCGCCGAAAGAGAGGGTGCGTCATGA